A window of Hordeum vulgare subsp. vulgare chromosome 5H, MorexV3_pseudomolecules_assembly, whole genome shotgun sequence genomic DNA:
AATTCTCTCAACTATACATATCTCCGGCCCAATGTCTTCACGAGCACCATTAATTGTGCAGAtaacgggaggcggcggcggcggcggcatggcCTGGACTGGAGGAAGAGGCACACCATCATCTGCGGGCTTGCCCGTGGACTGCTCTACCTCCACGAGGAGTCGCGGCTGAGGGTCATCCACCGGGACCTCAAGCCCAGCAATGTGTTGCTGGACGAGCACATGAACCCCAAGATCTCCGACTTCGGCCTGGCTCGTGCATTCCGGGGAGACCAATCCAGAGACGTCACCAAGCGAGCGGCCGGCACCCTGTAAGCTTAGCTAGCTACCTATCTCCATGGATCGTTATGACGAACAAGCTGCCTCTTGCTTTGTACTGATGCACGTACGTACATATGCGCGCGTGCAGCGGGTACATGTCGCCGGAGTACGCCTACTGCGGCCACGTCTCCGTCAAGTCGGACATGTACAGCTTCGGCGTCATCGTGCTCGAGATCGTCACCGGTCGGAGGAACAGCAGCGCCGGCCAAGACCAGGCTGCAGCTAGCAGCTTGTTGAGCGAGGTGTGGGAGAAGTGGAGGGCCGGGACGGCGGCGGAGATGGCGGACGCGTCGCTGGGCGGCCAGTACCCTCGGCCTCAGCTGCTCAGCTGCGTGCACATCGGCCTCCTCTGCGTGCAGAAGAAACCGGAGCTCAGGCCCGACGCGTCGGAGGTCGTGCTCATGCTCAGCAGCCAGTCCACGTCGCGCCGGGCGCCCTCCAGGCCAGCCTTCTACGCCGGCTCCACCACGGGAGCGGTCGCCGCCTCAAGTGCTCGTCGTTGCGAAAATGTTTCACGGAATGGTGTCACCATGTCGGAGCTTGAACCGAGGTAGCAGCtgggtactagtagtagtactacaaAAAAGAACAGGTTTGACTGCATCTCACATACCTGCACTAAGGAGTACGAATTCAAAAAATGACCAATGTAACGTAGGTATCAAAAAAATTCTTGATGGGATAGTATATTTTGTCCACTTTTCAATTGTTAACCTCATTGATTAAGGACCTCTTAGATTcacatctctactattaaagcatgATCAAacatcgtgatggttcgacctctcgtTAGCTCGTCCTCCACCCACGTTCTTCTCCCACTGATTTTTTTCCAACCCTTCGAAAACCAAACGACTCAATAAAAAAAACCAGATTCATGTGCCTCACCCCGCCCCCACGCGCTAGCCGCTAACCCTCCCTAGGCTGGAACCGCCCCCGCCCTCGCGCGCTAGCCGCCGTTCCCGACGAcgcccccgcccccgcgcgcTAGCCGCCGCTCCCGACGCCGCTCGGTCGCCCGCCCCCGGCGTAGATGCTCTAAATCGGGTGCAGATGCTCTAACACCACAGTCAACTGATGACACCCGTCCCCACCGCCAGCCGAAGCCCATCCGATCGGCGTCACGACTAACGCCGGCCTCCGCGCTACACTACGCCACGCCACCGTCCCCCAATGAGAGTCGCAGCCACATCCACAAccatctccctcctctcgccCTCCCGCTTCCGGACCTCCGCTCCCGCCAGCCTCCCCTACCACCCGGAGGCTGCGCGCTCGCCCGCCGCCGTCGAGCCCCCGGCCCCGCCGCTCTCCaaggtcacgccccgtccccggttGGAGTTAATCGTTTTGCTTTTGTGTCGGGTCGGGGTCCGATCTGAAGAGGGTTTGGGTTCTGCGGGCGCAGTTCAAGGTGGCGTTGTGCCAGCTCTCGGTGACGGCGGACAAGGCTCGCAACATCGGGGGGGATGGCGGCGATGGCGCGGCGGGGTGTGGCGCTGGCGCTGGCGATGGCGCAGAGGGGGATGTGCTCCGCCTCGGCGCCCGCGGGGGAGCGTGCCGCGGCGACGCTGTCCTCGGAGGAGCTCATACGGATGGAGCAGGACTGCAGCGCGCACAAGTACGGTGATTGCTTTGCTTCTAGATCAGCAccctctcccccctcctcctcgcaCGCCTTCTGCTTGCGTAAATGTCTCAGTGCCAAATTCTGTTGTGTCGATCATTTCTCCGACCGTATGTTCTTCTTCGGCACTTCGTCTTCAGATAGCGCCCGTGGTTCCGCAGGTAGAGTAATCGATCACCAAATTGGGCTTGCAGAGACATTCTTCAGCACATTCTCGCATGCCAATTTTGTGATGTTTGTTTATTGCTACGGGTACCGACTGTATACACATGCTGCAGTTTATGTATACATCGTAGCAGTGACAGCGACTCAATGGAGTTGGGGGCTAGCCATCGATCCCATCTAGGGTCCTTAGGCGCCGCCATCATTGGATCTTCTAGGCCACGGCAAGGCATCAGATCTTTTAGTTAATTGTTGAAGGATACTGCAGGTTGTTTTGCAAGGAAAAtgtataagatcagaagagaaACAGCGGCTGCCATAATTCTTCAGAAGTATGCAAGAAGGTTACTGTTACAGCGGAATTACCATGAAACATGTTCAGCAGCTCTGCTTATCCAGTCTTGTATTCGAGGGTTTATTGCTCACCGCTATTTCTCAGCCATCAGAGAGCAGAAGGCTGCGTTAATGATACAGGTTCACCTCAACTTCCCCTCCCCACACCATAGACACGTATGCACACTGTGCAAGAAAGCAAACAAACTTAAACCAAGTGTACCATTTTAGTAGAAGGTAACTTGATTATCTGGGGATAATTGCCATGCTAGCAAGCAATTAGTTGAAAATTTAACTTGTAAGATCCTCTACAttataagcatgttaatttttttGTCCATCTACCTCTAGATTAATTGGAGTATTAGGAAGGTACTGGATGTTATACTGTAGTTATGTCATCACTTGCTTATAAGAGGTAACACTTTGTATTGTTGAATTTATGTGACATGAGTTTCTTGTTGCCACTTCGTAGTCCTTCTGGAGAAAACGGAAGGTTGCCATGCTTTTCCAGCGTTACAAGCAAGCCGCTATAGCAATTCAGTGTGcttggagacaaaagcttgcaagAAGGGAGCTAAGGAAACTCAGAATGGTATTTTTCTGGTTGCAATTCTGTAATTTATTTATGGCCTAATAAATTAATTGGCATGTTTCTAGCAGTGCTGAAAATAACATTATTAATTTGCTGTACCCAGTTTAAGAATTTTGAAGATCTGTTCTTTTCCTAAAACACCGCACAATTTCCTTTGTTAATGTCAACTTGTTTGAGGGAGCCACCTATCAGCACCATGTCAAGCAGCAGCTGTGTGGCTTAGCCTGAAATCTTAATTAGACATGGCTAAGATCTTGAGGGCCAGGTTAAATAATGTTGACTCGTTTGCAGATTCTTGTATGGAAAGAAGAAAGATAGGATTGACCATGTGCTTTGATGGTTGTATGGACGTCGATGGCCGTCGCCGGTCAAAGGAGTATGATGGCAGACGTTGTGGGGATGCCGCACTCAGCCTACCACGAGCTCCGGATCAAGACGATGGCGGCCGACGAGCAGAGTTTGCTCGTTGAGGAGGTCATCCTCCTCCCTGTACATTCTTGGCTTCGCAAGAACCTGATTGGTTTGATTTGATTCAGTAGTTCTTGTGGCATTGGGTTCTCAGATGcaacatttcattgaaagttctttaCTCCAATGGAAGAAAAAAAATGTTATTACATAGTGGGGTTCAGTGGTAAATGCTCACATATTCTTGATCCCCAGATTTCCAGGTGGAACATAACTAGAGCAAATATTCTGTGTGGTTTCAACATCTTctgattttttaaaatttgatttTAATACCCTCTTTCCCTGAACAATTTACTCTGCATTTTTATTTGCCGTTCTTGTTTGGATGCTCATATTTGCATTGTTCTGCGACTACTTCAACAATACAAGAAGTTGGAGTAAATCCTTTTGTTGAAAAATTTGAGGCATCAGTTAAAATAGTAATAAAGCAAACAAGATCTGAGAACAGCTTCAGTTCTTAGTTAGCTTTTTATAACTTAGTTAGAAAATGATGTGTTATTTAAAGGCTCGTACTAGCTTTTCCTTACCCTACTTTATTTCTCAAAGGTTAGAGAGAAAGCATTCGAGAAAGATTGATACTTATTGCAGTCCCGCACGCAGGTGGCGGCGAGCGTTGGCAAGGGTTCGTTCGGAAGAGCAGGTGGCGTACAAGATCGTGTGGAGATCCAACGACCAGAAGTTCGGCTCCGTAGAGGACGCCGTTACAGGTGCGTCGATCTCAATCTTCTCCTCCATTGCCATTGTCTTCCTTAGCCGTGGGTGTAGCAGGTGTGCTCTCGcactcaaaagaattttcaataCGCGATGGGTTCTGTTCTTTCTAACTCAGTTATTGCTTGCCTTATCGTGACATCTTCTTTGCCATGGTGAGCACAACATGATTCGTTCGCCGTCATGCACCTTGTTATGGCATTAGTTGTGTTCAGAAATTAGTTTTAGTGAAGATCGAATGGTTTTTAGATTAGGTGGGGAATACATGAGTATTCTTTGTTCTGTAGTGTATTGTTAGTTAACTCAGACATATgcagtggggttatgtttatTGAAGCAACCTAATTAATTACATCCATGGTAAACACTATTTCAGTGGGTTGTTCAACTGAGGTGTACTGTTGTATGACAAAGTTTATGCATTGGGAGACATGGCAGCATGTTAATTAAAGCCATGGTAAACACTATACATTCAGAATTCCTATGCAAATTGGGAAACCAGACCTTCAGTCATCGAATCCATAAAAGATTATGCAGTGGGTTAAACGGTTGTTTAACCGAGACGTATTATCTCTTCTAAAATATTGTTGAATGCATCTTCATGTGTGAAAATGTGGACGGTTACAGGAGAAACATAAACTTTATCATATATACAAAGTTGGAAATGTTTAACTGCTCAAATTTCTACTTTGCAAACAAATAAAGTGATGCAGGGTATTCAAATGTCTGTGGTTGATCAGAATTTACATTGGGTTCAGCAATAAATTGGTGCTTAATTGTTGCCTTGGTGATTGCTATTGTTTCATGGTTTCAGAAACATGTCTACTGTTGGACTGTCTCATAGTTTATGCCTGTTTTTCAATCCATTATATACGTATATCTACCTCATGTTAATGCTTTATCAAaattgtctcattaattcttctcACATTATTTTTCTCAAATACCAGTAATCCTTTGATTGGCCTGCACCTAATTTTATAACTCCTGCTAGAATTCTGAATCAAACTACTTCATATGCAGAACTAGAAGAATTCCAAGAAAGATCATTGCTTCAAGACTGGTAGCGGCCACAACATATTTGACATCAAAACTAGATCTGGGTCCTAGATATCCGGTCTTGCTCGGTGATATTTCTATTTTCCATTGTGTTATATACCTATATGATTGATTTGCTACACGAGGTAGTGAGAAAATCACCTGATACAAGGTCAAACAAAATTTCCATTTCTACAATACTAGCTACTAACCAACAATATGTGTTAACGATCTCATCACAGAGTGATTAGTCATAGTAGACTATGTGCCAGCTTATGTGAGTCCAATCAATCCATCTTTTACTGGCATGACCCATTGTGTAATTGGGATTATCCGCACCAACCTTCATAGACTCCTAAATAGCGGGGGTGAATCGTGTTGCAAGGTGAAAACCTAGCGCCACCAATCCCGTGCGTCTTCGAGAAGCCAATCCAGCCTCGCTCCCCTCCCTCTCCACTACGCCACCGGCTCCCCCCTTCTGCCCTGCTCTCCACTGcgccgctgcctcctccccttcTGCCCTACTCTCCAccacaccgcctcctcctcccttttACTGTCCTCTCCAGCGGCTAGCAAAGTGAGACGACAACATCGCTCGATTCGATCTACGGAAGAGAGAatacgagagggagagagacaaggaagtggaggagaggagatGAGGGAGAAAGAGAttggaaagaggagaggaggtgtGTCAGCAGATGAGAGATGGTCGCCAGAAGGAGCGCCCACTTTTCTCTTCGACGGTGGCGGAGCACCCACTTTTCTCTTCAGCGGTGGCGACGACTTGCACGCAAAGAGTAACACCACCGCCACTCGATTTGATATGCAGGAGAGAGAAGATGAGAGGGAGAGAAGCATGGAGAGGAGAGGAGGTCCGACGACGGACGGGACAGGATCACCGGAAAGAGTGCCGCTGGCTACTCTTTTGTAGTATACGAGTTAATAGTATAGATTCACCTACTCATTTTGTTAAAAAATACGAGTTATGTTAGAGACTAATACATGCCTTTGTGTGCTAATTATAGTTAGCAAAGTGTACTCTGGGATTCATATCACAAGAGAGAGGGTCTtggacttggattgagatgattaTATGGAGAAGGCACATCGAAAGAGGCACAtgttttatttttctctcttcTGCCTAATTGCACGGATATGATAATTTGTATGCATTATTTGTTGTATGATTCAGATATATTAACATGTGCAAATGATGAATCATATTGGATTGAGAGTACGAAGTGTTGACTGATTTTATGAAGGAAGTTGATTATATTATATCATTCTCCTGATTTTTACTGGATATCTGCTTAGATGGGAGAATTATTTACCCATATTTTATTTGTTTCGATTGTTCGTTGCCCCTTGGCGTGTTCAATAGAAACCATCACCTATCGCTGGCTCGCTGCTATATATTGGCTTCATTAAGAGAGAGTAATGATGCAATAAATATCTGAAGGTGCAGATGCAGATTTTGGAGAAAAACCAAGAAGGCTAACATCGACCATCGACCGAGAAAAAAAATACATATTCAGGGTAAAAAAAATCTCCTTCGTTACAGGTGCGTTGGTCCCGATCCTCTCCTTCATTTTCCTCATGTTCCAATTTTTTACGGCAAGTGTTGCTCTTGCATTCCAGAATTTATGGTAAGCTATGCAGTCCTAGCCCTTTATTCAGATCTGGCTTGTCTTGTCCTTTGACACATCCACGATTCATTCGGCGTTTTGACTTCCGAGTTGTGTTGTGAGATCAATTTGGTGTAGATTATAGTAGATTACAATGGACGAGCAATGATTGTGTAGATCAAGTGGAGAATAAATGATTCTTAGCATTTTTATGTTCTAACACAAATATATAACGTAGGTCTGATGCCGTGAAACTAATATTCGCCTAGCCAGCGCTTTCGGTCGATGGCAAAACGAACACATAGCGAACCATGCTTGCCTTGAGATGGATTGAATCAGCTaacaacacacgcacacacactcacatgtaaCGTATTTGCTGTTTATAATTCTTCAACTCAGGGTGATACAGCCTAGGAGCTGCATGTATCACCTGGCTAAGCAGAGTTAGGATTTCTAGGCATGCAATTGTTGGTGAACTCTAGCAATCTTTGAGATCTATTAACAACCAAAAGAGAGAACTAGCAAGCTGGAGATTTGACCATCTAAATTCGTTGTGCTAATTTAAGTAGTTCTTAGCTATCATCTAACAAAACCATTACAATATTTATTGATATAGTCCATTGTTTGTTTTTCGATTTTTGGCAAATGGAGCAGGTTATGAAATCACATATTTCAATTAGTTTTTGGTCTGTCAGCTTGAGTAGTAATTCTTTATAGTGTCCCAGTTGTTATTTCATATAGGGTACCTTGCTATGGTGCAAGGGACTATAAGATACTTCATATAGGAGGTCGAGCCTAAAAAGGTACAATCATGTTAATCAATGTGTCATGATATTGTTCCTGCTTCAAAATGCACGCTCGGGTGTTAGTTAACAGTCCTCTAAATATTGATTTTCTGTTACAGAATTTGTCCATTTGTGCAGGCTTTCATTCATGATGGGCCAACCTTGAAGTCTTAACGATTACCCTTTCCAACATGCAACACTCGCGATGTGGTGCTTAATCCTGCTAATTTTTTTTGTCTATtaatttttatgtttttttcaCCTCAGATATTGTATTAATTTCGGTTGGGTTCTAACTAGAGATGCACATAAATAACTTGGTTCTCGGTATCATAAAACAAACAAGCCACAAACCTAGAAGGTTATTGATTATATGCTATAACCCATTTAATTAAGCtggttttcttgacaccattttctaTTGCAGGCTGTTGAATATATACAGTTTTTGCAAGAGAACGAACAGAAGTGTGGTTGGGTGAGGTCTGGATACAACATCTcactttttgtttgtttcaacaatgcatttttcttttaCTTCCTGCTTTGATCAAATTGGAACTAGCCTTGTAGATCAGAATAATTGAaaattgatgtgtaatattaggtCTGTGATTGCAGTGTGTAAAATTGGCCTATTTATTCGATTCTTGTCATATAAAATGTGTATTTTTTACCCTAAATGTGTATTTTTTTTCTTAGATGCCCTTATGAATCAGGACCATCCACCATCGACCATTGACCGAGAAAAACCAAGAAGGCAAATGATTCATAAGGGCATCGCTGCTATGAACATCGTCTAATCAGTTAGTGTAACCATCGACCGAGAGCTGAGACTGGTGTTGAATTTTGATATGCGATGACATCTCTAGGGATGATGATACCTTTTCGTGTTTGATCTTTTCTTTACATACTACAACCACTGTAGCACTCAGCACCTTTTCAAGATTCTGAAGGATAGTTCTGTTTCTTTTCTTGCCTATTTGATCTGTGTTTTTATCAGGATGAATTACTCGAGGTAATGTGCCTTGGTGgtgtatgtgtatgtgtatcTTTATGTCGATGTTGTGTCAGACTTAATGTTTTTGTTAAATTTCATGGTTTGTATTCTATTACTATCCCCTCCATTGCATATTGCCAGTCTTTGATTTCCGGCATGGCATCATATTTCACATGAAATTCCAAATCAGCACCATCATTTGACCAATGTGTTTGTATATCTTTTGTtaacccgttgcaacgcacgggcattcaaCTAGTCATTGTAAAGTGTAGACACGAATGAATAAGAAATAGCACAACATTAGAATGTCATGCTCATTTGAATCATTCAATATTTGAGTATTTTTTTATTGCATCACAGAAAAACATACACTAGTAGAAGACAAGGCTTTGGTCCAGCCAAGAAAAAAGCTTTAGTCCCGATTCTattacaaaccgggaccaataggtgatttagtcccggttcgtgaggccagggtcccggttcgtctaatccctttggtcccggttccagacacgaaccgggaccaatggtcctcgctcctGACGCGGCACCTTTAATCCTGAttggtggctggaaccgggactaaaggttagtctTCTGTCCAAGTTCTGGTCACCAACTGGAAccaaagagatgcctatatataccctcgcctTGCCcaccttctccttttttttgccgagatgtgcatgccatgctcttgttgTCACTCTTCTATGTATGCACATGAGATTTTGATAAAAtgtccgagccacacttaagctttctcctcttcaagctcgacctccaagatcCATttttctcaagatttgtctaggtttgacggtgcaccaacaacacaagtgttctaaaaggttagctacttcattctttcatctctcactgctagtttagctcattttaaatgctctagaagtagagtggtttgtggattttagtgtaggagtgtatgtgagagttcttttgatttagatgcaaaatttgagatcaaattaacttcttagagtctgtgcatgtgtagggtgtcgtcccgtgcccgccctcaccgtcgtcgatcgcccgcgccgatctcgtcacgACACCATCGTGGTGagtctcttgttcttatcttctttttaaaagaaaaaaaaatcttacctgtatgatttagatagatacttgtataaattacttacttttactttttttgttattatatagtgcaatCGTTTTGGTATCCACCGACGTCGGTCCTCGTCCAGCCTATGATTCAGACGTGGTGTATTTTTATTTataactatttattttatttagtgtttatgacaattatgccgactaatgtgacatgaatgtttttaTCTAAGAtgtatgtgaaccagaaattccaatcgaccctcttgtcgagaggttaattttagttaaaaagaaaaaattaaaaataattgaggagaagaatatgaaactggagttgcatgttgccgatgtcatcgatgatcacaagatcaagatggatgcaatgcggttgaagatggatgcaatgcgcttgaagattaggaatattaaaaaaatatgccattgataaagaagcttggtatcattatgctgttggatcaattgttaccttagttgcgattttaatcgcatttgttgttgcatttaaatgttttacatagttgtatgttgttttataagaactatatatgaactttatgtatttatttttacaGTAATAACATTcgatcactactgtactttggttttaatgtgatgatgaatttgtaTTAATTTGATCGTTTCTCCATTCATGATGTTCTTCAATGATTTTTGATATACTTACtttcataatacagatgaaccgccaatggatgtacggtgaccgacgcacttcggagtacattacaGACCTGCATAATTTTCTTGATGTGGCCGAGGCaaccaagcagaatggttttatgcattgtccatgtgtTAAGTGTGAGAATATAAAGGATTACTCTTCCCCGAAAACCCTTCACGTCCACCTGCTTGAGAAGGGGTTCATGTCTCACTAttatgttggaccaagcacggagaaagagggattatgatggaagacaacgaagaagaagaggatgatgacaactatccggaTCCTATGTTCCCTGAATACTGTGATAATGCAACGGGGGAAGCTTTAGATCAAGAGGCACCAGACGATGTATCCGAAGATGATCttcgccgggtcattgtcgatgcacagATAGAATGCGAaaatgaaagggagaagttgaagttcgagcaCATGTTAGAAGATCATAAAAAAAGGTTATACCCAAATTGCGaaaatgacaacacaaagctcggtacgactctgaaattgctgcaatggaaggcagagaatggtctatctgacaagggatttgggaAGCTACTGAAAAATAATGAAGATGAAGCTTCCCCTGTACGAACGAATTGCCTGACAGTACGTACGAACGAAAAAAGGTTCTCTGCCCTTTAAAATTAAagatgcagaagatacatgcatattgtaatgactacatcctctaccGTTGTCGATGAAGGAGAAAACGGTGACGGTGTAGCGACCAGAGGAGATGGTGGCGGACTGGCGGTGTAGCAGCCGAGGTAGGTGTCGTTGGGGTAGGCGCGAAAGAAAGTGGCGACAGGAAATCCATATTCTATCAGTTTAGAGTTTATACTGGTCTAAAATTAATCCCCAAAAGAACTAATGATATTCAACTTCAGTTACCACTTGCGAAATTTTGTCTAGTATTGATCTGGTTAAATACAAAACACATTAGCGCCTGTAGCTCAGTGGATAGAGCGTCCGTTTCCTAAGCGGAAGGCCGTAGGTTCGACCCCTACCTGGCGCGTTAATCTTTTTTTAACCTTTCTGTACATGCATGCTGTGCTGGGTGTAAATCACAGCACCACACACGTGCTCCGCAGTCATTAGATCGTGCTTAGACAAGGCATATGACATGTGAAATGTGAAGGAGACAAGAAGGACCTCACCCCGAACCAACTTTTTTTTTATTTGACACATCTACTGCAGGCCAAAGCCGGCACGAACGATTTTCGTGATTTTATAAAAttgcatttttttaaatttttttgcgGGGCCAAATTGCATTTATAAGAAGATGTTTTTTTTGCGCATGACATTTATAAGAAGACGTTAATAGAATAAGTTTGTCAAAAGATGCAGCGGAGCACTTGTTCCGTCTTTTGAAGATACTAAGTCACAATGAAAAAacattatttccttacaactttagGTGTGTGTTACTGTCTTATACTATAAATTTTATTTTGCTTACCCGATCGACGTTAAGTTTACGTATAGTGTTTGATGAGTTGCATGCATGCCGCTTATACAACACAGATTTTACTGGATCTTGCTAGTCATTATGGTTGATAAGGGAACCGTTCACGTACTGAACTCACTAAGAAAAGACAAGGACGAGTACATGTTTCTGGAGTTGATGCTCAACAAGTAATTTCAATCATTTATTACACTATGTCGGTCTCTTtacttcatttcctgatatcgatTAATCAATGACTCTTTTTATTCTTATTCTTTGCCGGACAGAGTTTGGAGCCGGTTCCTCAAGAATGTTCGCGGTAAATGGAAACCAAAACTCCGATGAACAATGTCGAGGGTAATTAGGTAGTACTAGCTAcatccgcgcatctctttagttctagtttcagTATCATTATAATCCTTGATTATTATTTGATTGAATTCTATTATCGTGAAGTATTGCATGTGGCAGCAACGAGGGAATAATctatgtgcatactatgtttACGAGAACATTCACTTTATAATTGAACGGCGGATCAAAAAACCAGGAAATCTTGAGgtacgtaaacaatattcacaatttttataTCATTCTCTGAATATACGCACGTATAAAATATTCATATTGGTCCCGGCTCGTAGCAAACCGGGactggggggaggggggggggtctttagtctcaagttaatagtcccggttggtaaaccGGGACTATAGGGCCTTACCAATCGGAACTATAGtcacgttttctactagtgttaccATGAGGAATTAATAAAATTTGCCATGATtcatgaaataattttgacatTCTTCAGAAGTAAAAAGGAAATATGTCACGAGTTATTTTAAAAACGCATGGTCAGTGGCTCAAATTTGCCATGAACCATAGATTAAAATTGTCATGGTGAATTACTTAAATTTGGCATGATACATGCACTAAAATTTGCTATGGTTCATACAAAAATGGTTTTCATGTTTAAAATACTAGAATTATCATGGTCAAAATACTAAAACCGCGATGATCTATAAACTCAATTTGGCATGATGAATTACCAAAAATTACCATGATCCATAAATTAAATTCAtcgtggttaattactaaaattTGCCATGGCTAATTAATACAAAAATTCGTGAAAAGTAGTTGAAATACAATGGTAGCTTCAAATCGAAAAGAAAAAACTAGATGAAACATTTCTTGGTAACTTTATTGTAAACCCTATGACAACTTCAGGGTAAACATC
This region includes:
- the LOC123452932 gene encoding uncharacterized protein LOC123452932 isoform X2; this translates as MVVWTSMAVAGQRSMMADVVGMPHSAYHELRIKTMAADEQSLLVEEVAASVGKGSFGRAGGVQDRVEIQRPEVRLRRGRRYRTRRIPRKIIASRLVAATTYLTSKLDLGPRYPVLLDADFGEKPRRLTSTIDREKKYIFRVKKISFVTGFHS
- the LOC123452932 gene encoding uncharacterized protein LOC123452932 isoform X3 — encoded protein: MVVWTSMAVAGQRSMMADVVGMPHSAYHELRIKTMAADEQSLLVEEVAASVGKGSFGRAGGVQDRVEIQRPEVRLRRGRRYRTRRIPRKIIASRLVAATTYLTSKLDLGPRYPVLLGADADFGEKPRRLTSTIDREKKYIFRVKKISFVTGC
- the LOC123452932 gene encoding uncharacterized protein LOC123452932 isoform X1, which gives rise to MVVWTSMAVAGQRSMMADVVGMPHSAYHELRIKTMAADEQSLLVEEVAASVGKGSFGRAGGVQDRVEIQRPEVRLRRGRRYRTRRIPRKIIASRLVAATTYLTSKLDLGPRYPVLLGADADFGEKPRRLTSTIDREKKYIFRVKKISFVTGFHS